One stretch of Trichomycterus rosablanca isolate fTriRos1 chromosome 3, fTriRos1.hap1, whole genome shotgun sequence DNA includes these proteins:
- the LOC134310117 gene encoding dual specificity tyrosine-phosphorylation-regulated kinase 4-like, which yields MTKGGTYYVVPSLNTVQLKPAHPPSQQQNKKLPDTLPSLGLKPSIIKKEQPINIEVQQKLSQGGTYNVVPHFNTVQLKPAHPPGQQQKYKKLPDTLPSLGSKPQTVRVLPGIIKKEQPNNDEVQQKFSQGGKWDAVPPFNIVQLNPAYQPCQQQNKKHPDTLPSLGSKPQTTRVLPGINKKEQPNHVEDKQKIDQGGKCDAVPPLKKTQTKPVHQPCQQQIPDQKSVTQDFKTNSRKLPKLVNTWHPSSQQKNKKLLRKDTLPMSPEDVLERFGKIMTEFECDEILTYPEIWYLGHITKNYARPKTMKEKTGTQTKVMHIAYRYEVQKMLGEGTYGQVYKCLDHKTNELVAIKVIRPDSVIKTELDILDFLRKKDKDDCYNIVHMKEHFRFRNQLCIVFELLGQTLWNVMKDHREGMSLDQVRNIARELLKCLSMLEREKIIHADLKPENIMQSLEKPPGIRVIDFGFSCFEHLQELKRVGTSVYRAPEVMVRKRYSTAIDMWSLGCILIELYTGQHPFYGHSEVEIMSRIMEVLGKPPTQYTSLRKELFFDFKGRPLRVLDRHGELRVIGSKNLASILNTSDELFLDFIQRCLTWDPGMRLTAQKALQHKWIQEGPKAKTRQHAASTKRL from the exons ATGACAAAA GGTGGAACATATTATGTTGTCCCTTCTTTAAACACAGTGCAACTCAAGCCTGCACATCCACCCAGCCAGCAGCAG AATAAGAAACTTCCAGACACTTTGCCTTCTCTGGGTTTAAAACCTAGCATCATCAAAAAAGAGCAGCCAATCAATATTGAAGTCCAGCAGAAGCTTAGTCAG GGTGGAACGTATAATGTTGTCCCTCATTTCAACACAGTGCAACTCAAGCCTGCACATCCGCCCGGCCAGCAGCAG AAGTATAAAAAACTTCCCGACACTTTGCCTTCTCTGGGTTCAAAACCACAGACGGTCCGCGTTTTGCCTGGCATCATCAAAAAAGAGCAGCCAAACAATGATGAAGTCCAGCAGAAGTTTAGTCAG GGTGGAAAGTGGGATGCTGTTCCGCCGTTCAACATAGTGCAGCTCAACCCTGCATATCAGCCCTGCCAGCAGCAG AATAAAAAACATCCAGACACTTTGCCTTCTCTGGGTTCAAAACCACAGACGACCCGCGTTTTGCCTGGCATCAACAAAAAAGAGCAGCCAAACCATGTTGAAGACAAGCAGAAGATTGATCAG GGTGGAAAGTGTGATGCTGTCCCTCCTCTCAAAAAAACGCAAACCAAGCCTGTACATCAGCCCTGCCAGCAGCAG ATACCAGATCAGAAGTCAGTGACTCAGGATTTCAAGACAAATAGTAGGAAACTTCCAAAGCTTGTTAACACCTGGCACCCTTCCAGCCAACAGAAGAACAAAAAGCTGTTGAGGAAAGATACGCTCCCCATGTCTCCTGAAG ATGTGCTGGAAAGATTTGGCAAGATCATGACTGAGTTTGAGTGTGATGAGATCCTCACTTACCCAGAGATCTGGTATTTGGGCCACATAACGAAAAATTATGCCAGACCCAAGACAATGAAAGAGAAGACTGGCACCCAAACCAAG GTTATGCATATTGCTTACCGCTATGAGGTGCAGAAGATGCTTGGAGAGGGAACCTACGGGCAGGTTTATAAGTGCCTGGACCACAAGACCAATGAGCTTGTGGCTATTAAAGTAATTCGTCCAGACAG TGTTATCAAGACAGAGTTGGATATACTGGATTTCTTGCGGAAGAAGGACAAAGATGACTGCTATAACATTGTCCACATGAAAGAACACTTTCGCTTCAGAAACCAGCTCTGCATTGTTTTTGAACTTCTGGG GCAAACTCTGTGGAATGTAATGAAGGACCACCGTGAGGGCATGAGCTTAGATCAGGTGCGCAACATTGCTCGTGAACTGCTCAAGTGCCTAAGTATGCTCGAGCGAGAGAAGATCATTCATGCTGATCTCAAACCT GAAAACATCATGCAGTCACTTGAAAAGCCACCTGGTATCAGAGTCATTGACTTTGGATTCAGCTGCTTTGAACATCTGCAAG aGCTTAAACGGGTAGGAACGTCCGTCTACCGCGCGCCAGAGGTTATGGTGCGCAAACGCTACTCCACCGCTATTGATATGTGGAGTCTGGGCTGCATCCTGATAGAACTTTACACTGGCCAGCATCCCTTTTACGGACACAGTGAGGTGGAGATTATGTCCCGCATTATGGAG GTGCTTGGAAAGCCTCCAACTCAATACACCTCATTAAGGAAAGAACTGTTCTTCG ACTTTAAAGGACGACCTCTTAGGGTACTCGACCGCCATGGAGAACTAAGAGTGATTGGTTCCAAAAATCTGGCCAGCATTTTAAACACCAGTGATGAGCTGTTCCTGGACTTCATCCAGCGCTGCTTAAC CTGGGACCCAGGAATGCGTCTAACTGCACAGAAGGCTTTGCAGCACAAATGGATTCAGGAGGGGCCAAAGGCAAAGACAAGACAGCATGCAGCCTCTACAAAAAGATTATAG